The following proteins are co-located in the Sulfurospirillum deleyianum DSM 6946 genome:
- a CDS encoding tyrosine-type recombinase/integrase, translating into MRILQILQYRVLHIGLKWENIDLDKNKINVCMRVRKGTIDLPKGDKIRLIDLIPQAKQALLTQRQLTGLSTYVFHSKEGKPYFSETSITQSIQELCKKLHIVGGGGLQKMRRMHNTMLKQFGLPLDWILHQMGHETDEVNRNHYTGTITVDISKIIA; encoded by the coding sequence ATGCGTATTCTCCAAATCCTTCAATATCGAGTGCTCCATATAGGATTAAAATGGGAAAATATTGATTTGGATAAAAATAAAATCAATGTGTGCATGAGAGTGCGTAAAGGTACGATTGATTTGCCAAAAGGAGATAAGATCAGATTGATTGATTTAATCCCTCAAGCAAAACAAGCTCTTTTAACCCAAAGACAGCTTACGGGACTTTCAACCTATGTGTTTCATTCCAAAGAGGGCAAACCCTATTTTAGTGAAACAAGCATTACGCAATCTATTCAAGAATTGTGTAAAAAGCTTCATATTGTAGGCGGTGGTGGTTTACAAAAAATGAGGCGAATGCATAATACAATGCTAAAGCAATTTGGATTGCCTCTTGATTGGATTCTTCATCAAATGGGTCATGAAACAGATGAAGTCAATCGTAATCATTATACGGGAACAATAACCGTTGATATCAGCAAAATAATTGCATGA
- the istA gene encoding IS21 family transposase — MLKKGDVKMIHKMLKDGLSKSAIARKLDINRDTVAKYAKLPEGYIPVIKREPVETTVDPYLPNIARMLEEAHALGISIPNTSIYDEIQKLGYRGSLRWMKDIMLRYELRQKVKNEEPLVRFETNKAQQMQVDWVEFPKDNLSAFVATMGYSRASYVEYVMDEKVDTLIKCHMNAFSYFGGVPHEALYDNMKTVISKRNAYGYGKHKFNEQFRDFAQKHCGMALKVCKPYRAQTKGKVERFNHYFRYSFHNMFKVRLSLMGYKMTLENANAAVIDWLDFTANARIHQTTLHRPFDLLAEEQLQLLPLPKTYHGIHPLKATTKSVTQDSQTSNRITIHIPTRDLQSYDQFIPMLAYIVLPAYTLGGILWH, encoded by the coding sequence ATGCTTAAAAAAGGTGATGTAAAAATGATTCATAAGATGCTCAAAGATGGTCTGAGTAAGAGTGCTATTGCACGTAAACTTGACATTAACAGAGATACCGTTGCGAAGTATGCGAAGCTGCCAGAGGGTTATATTCCTGTTATAAAAAGAGAACCTGTAGAGACAACGGTTGATCCGTATCTGCCCAATATAGCAAGAATGCTAGAAGAGGCACACGCATTAGGTATTTCTATCCCCAATACATCCATATATGATGAGATTCAGAAACTTGGTTATCGAGGAAGTCTTCGGTGGATGAAAGATATTATGCTTCGTTATGAGCTTCGTCAGAAAGTAAAAAACGAAGAACCACTTGTCAGATTTGAGACAAACAAGGCTCAACAGATGCAAGTGGATTGGGTTGAATTTCCCAAAGATAATTTATCTGCATTTGTTGCAACTATGGGATACTCTAGAGCATCTTATGTGGAATATGTGATGGATGAGAAAGTAGACACTCTCATAAAATGCCACATGAACGCCTTTAGTTATTTTGGTGGTGTGCCACATGAGGCACTCTATGATAATATGAAGACGGTTATTTCCAAACGCAATGCTTATGGATATGGTAAGCATAAATTCAATGAACAATTCCGCGACTTTGCCCAAAAACATTGTGGTATGGCTTTAAAAGTTTGTAAACCTTATCGTGCACAAACCAAGGGAAAAGTAGAGAGATTTAATCACTATTTCCGATACAGTTTTCACAATATGTTTAAAGTGAGACTTTCCCTGATGGGCTATAAGATGACATTAGAAAATGCCAATGCGGCAGTCATAGATTGGTTAGATTTTACAGCAAATGCGAGAATACATCAAACAACACTCCACAGACCGTTTGATCTGTTAGCAGAAGAGCAATTGCAGTTGCTTCCTCTGCCTAAGACTTATCATGGGATACACCCGCTCAAAGCCACCACTAAAAGTGTAACACAAGATAGCCAAACATCCAATAGAATAACTATTCACATTCCCACTCGTGATCTTCAAAGTTACGATCAATTTATACCTATGTTAGCGTATATAGTTTTACCTGCCTATACGCTAGGAGGTATATTATGGCATTAA